Below is a genomic region from Nostoc sp. UHCC 0870.
CAAGATATGGAAATGTTTTCTTGCTTATGGCAAATATATAAAAAACCAGCTATTAAAGCAGCAATTGAGCGGCTAAGTGCCGATAAACGCGACCAAATCAATCAGTGGATTGCACAACTTGACAAAGCTAGTTACTGATTTTGGTATTAGCTAAACCACCAATGCTCACCACCTGAGCAATCCCATGCTGCTGTTTATTGTCAAGAAGAAGGGTGTTGGGGGGTAGGGTGTAGGGAAGACGGCGTTGGTCGGGGCTTGAAACCCCTACCAACGCAATCGTCTTGACTCATACGGGGCTTGCAACCCTATGGTTGTTGGGGCTGTCTCTTTCCCCTACACCCTACACCCCGCCCCAACGGGGCTTAGTCAAAAGTAATACAATAGCCCTTCTAAAGAGCCAGTATGATTCCATATGCCGAGTATCCTAGCAACTGAAAGCGACTATTAAAAGCAGATTGATTCGTAAACATCTAAAATAAGCGATATTCTGACTTGAAACACGGATCATGAGCTTTGCGAATAAAACGATTGTTCTCACAGGTGCATCGGCTGGAATTGGCAGAACGCTGGCAATTTCGTTAGCCCAACAGGATGCAAATTTAGTCTTGGCTGCGCGCAATCAAGAAGCATTAGAACAGACAATTACTGGGTGCAAAAACTATCCAGCCAAAGTGATTGCAGTATCTACAGATGTAACTCAAGTAGAAGGTTGCCAGCATTTGATAGAAACAGCGATCGCCACGTTTGGGCGGATTGATGTCTTAATTAACAATGCCGGAATTGGAATGCTGACACGCTTTGATGAAGTAACAGATATTTCCATCTTTGAGCAAGTAATGCAGGTAAACTATCTGGGTGCAGTGTACTGTACTCATTATGCCTTACCCTACCTGAAAGCCAATCGAGGACTGTTAGTGGCTGTTTCTTCAATTTGTGGCAAAACAGGAGTACCCACTCGTACAGGTTACGTTGCCAGTAAACACGCTATGCAAGGCTTCTTTGATACATTGCGAATTGAATTGCACTCAACAGGAGTAGATGTATTGGTTGTCTCACCGGGGTTTGTGGCAACTGATATCCGACAACGAGCGTTGGGAGCGGATGGAAAACCATTAGGCAAAAGTCCGCGTGATGAAACTCAAGGCAATATGTCAGTAGATGAGTGTGTGCGTCAAATTATCTGGGCAATGGAGCGGCGTAAACGAGAACACATTATGACATTGAAAGGAAAAGCAATACCTTGGGCAAAGCTGATTGTACCAGGATTTGTTGATCGTATTGTTGCTGCTACCATTCGCAAAACAACTTCCACCCAGTAGTAACATTTTGGAGTACCAAATTGAGAAGTATCAAACCAAATTTAACTGCCTTCCGTACTCCGCCTTGAGCCTAAAGAAACACACACACCACCTATCGCCCACCACCCGTTCAATCCCATGCGGCTGCTTGTTGTCGAAAGCAATGCAATCGCCTTCCTCCAGCCAATATGATTCCATCTGTCGGACATCCTGACATCCAGAAATTGAGAACTTCGCCCGACCCATTATATTGATTTGCGCTGCACCAGAAGCATAAGCAGGTGAATCCCGATGTACTTTGATTTGCGTCCCGGCTGGGTAAAACAGTACAAGTGCTTGATGAAAGTCCGGCAGCAGCTTCTCGCCCAAAGCCTCAATCAAATCTGCACCAGCATAACGCCCCGGCTCAACCACCTTAACCTCAGCCTTCTTCCCCGATTTAGCACCAGTGAGACTAACGAACCGCCGTAGATGTAGTTCCAGACGACCATCGGCGTATTGCGAGACTGAGGGAAACATCTGGTTTTTGATAGATTTGCACCAATCCTGAATCTGAGCTAATTCCTCCCCTTCTAGCTTGTCCATCCGTGTAATCAAACTGGGGGATTCGGGTTGTGCGGCAACAGTCTCTTTTGGTACTTCTGGAATTGGAGGAGTTGCAGTAGCCAAGGACGGAAACAACCGCCCACGGTAAAACTCATGCTGCAACCCTGACAGAACCCCCAGCACGCCCAACTCTGACCAATCGCCCAAATTCTCCCCATGCAGAGACACGCGATAGTACCCACAAGCTAGGCGATCGCACACCACAGGAAAACCAGACGAGTGGCATTTTTCAATGAGGCTCAAAACCTCAGCAGGATATGTTACAGGATGATTAATCTTTCCTCCTTGTACAACTTTCATCTCTGGACGAGTTGTCCCAACTTCGCCGCCCCAAAGCTCAGGTAAGTATTTTTGTACTACTTCTTCTCCAACCTGATACCGATGGCAGAAATCCCCAGTTTTCTCGAAGCAGCACAGCGTTATATCCACAGGGTTGTCCTTCTGCTTGGCTACCCAAAGCTGTATCAGAGTAAGCCGAGAGTCCAGAATCTCGCGGAACTGTCGTTTGTATTCCTGTTGTGCGGTGGTATCTTTTGCGGAGGACTTCCACCAATTGAGGAGTTCGGGAGTAGGGGAGAATAGGGGAAGATGTTTGCCAGTCCAACTTTTGGGAGGATAAAGCGAAATGGAAATGGTTTCACCTTTGATTTCCCCTGCGTAATATGAGGTGTAAATTGTCATACTCAAACCCCCGTTAAATCGTAGTCAGTAACCCAGGCAAGACGACTTTGCACAGTGGGTTGCTGGAAGGATTGGGGGAGGATGCACAGGGGTTGCTCATCGAATTTTGGCAGAAATGGAGAACGCAACTCGATACTGTAGAACCACGAATCGTTGATCAGCTGTAGTCCCAAAACAGTGCGAACCTTGACGGCATCAGCAGCAAGGCGGAATTTGACCAACTCGCCCACCATAAAAGTGGGTTTGGGAAGACGTACAGCCTGAAGTTGACCAGAAGCAACAATTTCGACTCCTGAGACCAATATAATTTGGCTGTCCAAAGCAATAGAATAGCACCAGCCGTCGGATGACCATTCGACCCCGCAGCAGTAACCGAAAGCTTTGGTTTTGGGCAGATAAACCCTTTCCAGCAGGCTGATGACCAACGGCAGGATATTTTTACCCCAGGGTGGTGAGATGTACCAGCAGGATTCTAGGGTGTTAATTTGATAACTCACGAAACGACCTCCTGATGAAGCATGAGACTGCACAAATAATGAATGCGTTTCCAAGGAACAGCTGCTTGTCGTGGGGAACAACTCAACCCGAAAGCACGACGAGCATCAAAGTTACCAGGAATTTT
It encodes:
- a CDS encoding SDR family oxidoreductase, which produces MSFANKTIVLTGASAGIGRTLAISLAQQDANLVLAARNQEALEQTITGCKNYPAKVIAVSTDVTQVEGCQHLIETAIATFGRIDVLINNAGIGMLTRFDEVTDISIFEQVMQVNYLGAVYCTHYALPYLKANRGLLVAVSSICGKTGVPTRTGYVASKHAMQGFFDTLRIELHSTGVDVLVVSPGFVATDIRQRALGADGKPLGKSPRDETQGNMSVDECVRQIIWAMERRKREHIMTLKGKAIPWAKLIVPGFVDRIVAATIRKTTSTQ
- a CDS encoding DUF488 family protein, N3 subclade, which encodes MTIYTSYYAGEIKGETISISLYPPKSWTGKHLPLFSPTPELLNWWKSSAKDTTAQQEYKRQFREILDSRLTLIQLWVAKQKDNPVDITLCCFEKTGDFCHRYQVGEEVVQKYLPELWGGEVGTTRPEMKVVQGGKINHPVTYPAEVLSLIEKCHSSGFPVVCDRLACGYYRVSLHGENLGDWSELGVLGVLSGLQHEFYRGRLFPSLATATPPIPEVPKETVAAQPESPSLITRMDKLEGEELAQIQDWCKSIKNQMFPSVSQYADGRLELHLRRFVSLTGAKSGKKAEVKVVEPGRYAGADLIEALGEKLLPDFHQALVLFYPAGTQIKVHRDSPAYASGAAQINIMGRAKFSISGCQDVRQMESYWLEEGDCIAFDNKQPHGIERVVGDRWCVCFFRLKAEYGRQLNLV
- a CDS encoding DUF1392 family protein, encoding MSYQINTLESCWYISPPWGKNILPLVISLLERVYLPKTKAFGYCCGVEWSSDGWCYSIALDSQIILVSGVEIVASGQLQAVRLPKPTFMVGELVKFRLAADAVKVRTVLGLQLINDSWFYSIELRSPFLPKFDEQPLCILPQSFQQPTVQSRLAWVTDYDLTGV